From Desulfovibrio porci:
GCCTCGTCCAGGGGGTCGAATTTGTAGAGATCGCGCAGCAGGACGTTCTTTTCCAGCAGGGCGTGGCGCACCTTTTCGCGCACCAGACCGGGATCGGCGAGATCCCCGGCGCGCAGGCCCACGCGGGCGGCCTTGTCTTCATAGCAGGGGCCGATGCCCCGGCCCGTGGTGCCGATCTTGTGCCCGGCGCGCTTGACTTCGCGGGCTTTGTCCAGGCTTTTGTGGTAGGGCATGATCAGATGGGTTTTCTTGCTGATGCCCAAACGCGCGGGGGACACGTCAATGCCGCGGGCCGCCAGGTGATCCGCCTCGCTGAGAAAGACCGCCGGGTCCAGCACCACGCCGTTGCCGATCAGGCAGGTTTTGCCGTCGTGCAGAATGCCGGAAGGGATGAGGTGCAGGATGGTTTCCTCGCCCTTGACCTTGATGGTGTGTCCGGCGTTATTGCCGCCCTGAAAGCGGACAATGACCTGGCTTTGGGCGCTGAGCATGTCCACAATCTTGCCCTTGCCCTCGTCGCCCCACTGCGCGCCGATGATGACCGTATTCGCCATGGTTTCACCTGCCTGGAAGTCCGCTCGCGGCGGTCTGGTTGTACTGATTTTCGGACAAATCAGTAAGCATCGGCCCCAAGGCCGATGCGCCGCCATTGGCGGCGTCAGTGAGCGGAAAACCGTTTTGTTCCACTCACGGGCCCGGATCGATAACGTATAAATAATCCGTAGTTCAGTAAGATGCGGGCTCACGCGCGGGAAGGGCGCATCCGCCTTGAAACAGCCGGACCGCCCGCGAAAGCGCCGCCCAAGGGCGGCACGGCACGCAAAGCCGTAATGATACCTATCCCGGATGGCAAGGCAAGTCAAATACCGGCGGCGCAGGGACGCCGTTTCCGGGAAAGGCGGACAAGAGAGGGGAAAAGCCGCTGGAGCGATTTCAACGTGAAATTGCCCTAGTCGTCCTGCTTTGTTGCATCGGCATCGCCGTCGGCCACGGCGGGGCGGAAGGCCAAAACCCGGCAGCGCCGCGCGTTTTCTTCGTGCCGGTCGCTCTGGTTGGCGGCCGGAACGTCCGCGAGCTCCAGTTCGAAATCCGGCGCCAGGCCTTCCGTCGCTCCGGCCGGGTCCTGCGCGTCAGGACGGCTCTGCCGCGACCAGTAGTAGTTGAACAACTGGTTCTTCCAGCGTTTGGCCTGAATCAGCGAAAAGATCAGGGCCGCTTCCTCCCAGCGTTTGGTGGGTTCGAAGCGGCTGGCCGCCGTGGCGTATTTGCTCCACAGCGACATGAGCGAGGCTTCGTCGATGGCGTCCAGTTGTTGTGCCAGCCGGGCGAGCAGTTTTTCCATGTGACCTCCAGGGCAGCGTGGTGAGAGTGCCGGATCGACGCCATGGCCGTCCGCTCTCGCGGGATCCACAGCCAGTTTCCCGTCGGGCTGTTTGTATGTTGTTGCGTCGGCTTCGTCAACGCGGGAGCGGCGGGCGGGGCCGGGCGGGTCTGGCCCCGGCGGGCGTTTTGTGCTATGCAGGCTCCTTCCACGACCGGCCACAACATCGGAGGCAGCATGTCGGATCTCAAGGCCATGTACAGCACCGTCCGCAAGGACGCTTTTCCCGAAACCATGACCATTATTCTGGGCGAGGAGAAACTCGTCTATGAGAAGCGCGTCTGGACCCTGGATCAGGAAGAAAAAGGCCTGCGCTACGGCGAAAATCCCGATCAGCCCGCCGCGCTTTACGCTCTGAAGGAAGGCTCCCTGAGCTGCGGCGGCCTGAGCTGGCGCGGGCCGGGCAACGGCATCGTCTCCGCCCTCACCGAGGCCCAGATGATCCAGGCCGGCAAGCATCCCGGCAAGACCAACCTCACGGACGTGGACAACGCGGCCAATATTCTGCAATACCTTGCCGAACGCCCGGCCGCCGCGATTCTCAAGCACAATAATCCCTGCGGCGCGGCCTGGACCGACGAGGGCGTGGCCGTGGCCCTGGAGCGGGCGTTCTGGTGCGACCGCATCGCGGCCTTCGGCGGCGCGGTGGTGGTCAACCGGCCCTTTACCCGCGAGGCCGCCGAAATGGTGGCGGCCAATTATTTCGAAGTGGTGGCCGCGCCCGCCTTTGAAGACGGTGTGGTGGAGGTCCTCAAACGCCGCAAGAATCTGCGCATCATGGAACTGCCCGGTCTGGGACGTCTGGAAGAACTGACGCGTTCGGCCTTTCTGGACATCAAGAGTCTGGCCGACGGCGGCATCATCGTACAGAAATCTTTTGTGAACCGCATTCTTACGGACGCGGACTTTCTGCCCGCCACGGCCTCCACCAAGGACGGCCTTGAGGTGTCGGCGCGCGCGCCGGACAAGGCCGAACTGGCCGATCTGCGCTTCGCCTGGGCCGTGGAAGCGGGCGTGACCTCCAATTCCGTGATCTTTGCCCGCGACGGAGCCACCCTGGCCATCGGCACCGGCGAGCAGGACCGCGTGGGGTGCGTGGAGCTGGCCGTGCACAAGGCCTATACCAAGTATGCTGACACCCTGGCTTTCCGCGAGTTGGGGCTTTCGCTTTACGAGCTGAAGCAGAAGGCTGCCGCAGATCCGGCTCTGGCCGGCAAGCTGGCCGACATTGAGGCGCGCACGGCCGAGGCGCGCGGCGGACTGTCGGGTTCGCGCCTGGTTTCCGACGGCTTTTTCCCCTTCCGCGACGGCGTGGACGCCGCCGTGGCCCAGGGCGTGTCGGCCATTGCCCAGCCCGGCGGTTCGCTGCGCGACGCCGAGGTGATCATGGCCTGTAATGAGGCGCAGCCGCAGGTGGCGATGGTCTTTACGGGCCAGCGCTCCTTCAAACATTAAGGGGGCTCTCCAACAGCGCTTTTTGCTCCCTGGACTGCGTTCGAAGCCCATTACGGTCCAGGTCTGTACCGTAAGAGTACCATCCCTGGCCTGCAATGGGCTTCTGTCTTGCCAGGGAACAAAGTCCGTCTTTTGGGAGACGGCCCCCTTCCGGAGGCTTATGGGCGCTCTTTCCTCCACCGCGCCGGAGTTTTCCATCTCTCTGCCCCGGCTCTGCGTGTCCGCGCTGTCCGGCGGGGGCGGCAAGACGCTGCTCACCCTGGGGCTGGCGCGGGCCGCGTCCGCCGCCGGGGTGGCGGTCAAGCCCTTTAAAAAGGGGCCGGATTATATCGACGCGGCCTGGCTGGCTCTGGCCGCCGGGCGGCCGGCCACCAATCTGGATCCCTTTTTTCTGCCGCCCGCGCGGCTACGCGCGCTTTTTGTCCGCGCCATGGCCCCGCTGGCAGGCGGCGGGCGGGATGCGCTGGGGCTGGTGGAGGGCAACCGGGGCCTGTTCGACGGTCTGGACGTGGAGGGTTCCTGCTCCACGGCGGAGCTGGCCCGCGTTCTGGCGTGCCCCATTCTGCTCAGTCTGGACTGCACCAAGATGACCCGCACGGCGGCTGCGCTGGTTCAGGGCATGCTCAATTTCGAAGCGGGCCTCCGGTTTTGCGGCGTGGTGCTCAATCAGGTGGGGTCGGCCCGGCATGAAAGCGTGCTGCGCCACGCCCTCGAAACCTATACGGACCTGCCCGTGCTGGGCGCGCTGCCGCGCCTGGCGAAGAATCCCCTGCCCGAACGGCATATGGGCATAGCCTGCCACGGCGACGCTCTGGCCGAAGACGCGCAGCGCCGACTGGACGAACTGGCCGCTCTGGCGCGTGAGCACCTGGACCTCGCAGAGGTGTTGGCGGCGGCCCGGGCAGCGCCGCTTCTGGCGGACGCGGACCAGACCGGGGACGTGGAGGACAGTGCCGGAAGCGGGGTGGAAGTCCTCTCCGGACCCGTGGACCACGATCGTGCTCCGGTGGAGCTTCCGGCCCCGCGCATCGGTTATGTGCGCGACGCGGCGCTCTGGTTCTATTACCAGGAAAATCTCGAGGCTTTGTCTCACGCGGGCGCGGAACTGGTCCGCCTTTCCCTGCTGGACGGCGCGAACGGGGACGCCCCCAACCCCCTTGACCCCTGGCGGAATCTGGACGGCCTCTATCTGGGCGGCGGTTTTCCCGAAGACTGCGCGCCGGAGCTGAGCCGTTCGCCGCGTCTGCCTCTTCTGGCCCGCCTGGCCGAAAGAGGACTGCCCATCTATGCGGAATGCGGCGGTTTCATGCTGCTGGCCCAAGGCATTGAGCGTGAAGGCAGGCTCTGGCCCATGAGCAATGTTTTTCCGGTGACGGCCCGGTTCTGCGCCAGACCGCAAGGCCTGGGCTATGTGCAGGGCACGGTGCGGAGCGAGAATCCCTTTTTTCCGTCAGGCCTGGTTCTGCGCGGGCATGAATTTCACTATTCGCATTGCCGGTGGGAAAAGGACGCGCCCCTCTGTGCTCTGGAACTCACGCGGGGCAAGGGCATGGGCCATATAGACGGCGCGGCCCGTGACGGCTTGACGCGGGGCCGGGTCTGGGCCGCGTATACCCATATTTTCGCGCCCGCCGTGCCGTGCTGGGCGCCCAATTTTGTGGCCGTCGCCCGGAAGTTCCACCGGGAGCGGGACAGTATGGCCTGAGCGGCTAAAGCGAGGCGGTCATGCGCGTTTCCGTAATTATTCCGGCCTGGAATCTCTGGGAGATGACGGCGGCCTGTCTGCGCTCTCTGGCGGAGTGTTCCATCGGCGAGGATCTGGAAGTGCTGGTGGTGGACAACGGTTCCACGGACGCCACGACCCGTGAGCTTGAACCCTTGGGGCAACGTCTCTGGGGCGCGGATTTCCGGGCGTTGCGCCTGCCGGAAAATCTGGGGTTCGCCAAAGCCTGCAATCTGGGCGCGCGCGCCGCCGACGGCGATCTGCTCTTTTTTCTGAACAACGACACCACCTGCACGCCCGGCTGGCTGCCGCCGCTACGCGCGGCTTTCGAGGATGCGCGACTGGGCGCGGCCGGACCGTTGCTGCTCTATCCCGACGGTACGGCTCAGCACTGCGGCGTCACGTTTTCACCTTTCTGTAAAGTCAGCCATCTTTACGAGCACTTTCCCGGCAACCACCCTGTCTTGCGCAAGAAGCGTCCTTTGC
This genomic window contains:
- a CDS encoding cobyrinate a,c-diamide synthase is translated as MGALSSTAPEFSISLPRLCVSALSGGGGKTLLTLGLARAASAAGVAVKPFKKGPDYIDAAWLALAAGRPATNLDPFFLPPARLRALFVRAMAPLAGGGRDALGLVEGNRGLFDGLDVEGSCSTAELARVLACPILLSLDCTKMTRTAAALVQGMLNFEAGLRFCGVVLNQVGSARHESVLRHALETYTDLPVLGALPRLAKNPLPERHMGIACHGDALAEDAQRRLDELAALAREHLDLAEVLAAARAAPLLADADQTGDVEDSAGSGVEVLSGPVDHDRAPVELPAPRIGYVRDAALWFYYQENLEALSHAGAELVRLSLLDGANGDAPNPLDPWRNLDGLYLGGGFPEDCAPELSRSPRLPLLARLAERGLPIYAECGGFMLLAQGIEREGRLWPMSNVFPVTARFCARPQGLGYVQGTVRSENPFFPSGLVLRGHEFHYSHCRWEKDAPLCALELTRGKGMGHIDGAARDGLTRGRVWAAYTHIFAPAVPCWAPNFVAVARKFHRERDSMA
- a CDS encoding IMP cyclohydrolase, whose product is MSDLKAMYSTVRKDAFPETMTIILGEEKLVYEKRVWTLDQEEKGLRYGENPDQPAALYALKEGSLSCGGLSWRGPGNGIVSALTEAQMIQAGKHPGKTNLTDVDNAANILQYLAERPAAAILKHNNPCGAAWTDEGVAVALERAFWCDRIAAFGGAVVVNRPFTREAAEMVAANYFEVVAAPAFEDGVVEVLKRRKNLRIMELPGLGRLEELTRSAFLDIKSLADGGIIVQKSFVNRILTDADFLPATASTKDGLEVSARAPDKAELADLRFAWAVEAGVTSNSVIFARDGATLAIGTGEQDRVGCVELAVHKAYTKYADTLAFRELGLSLYELKQKAAADPALAGKLADIEARTAEARGGLSGSRLVSDGFFPFRDGVDAAVAQGVSAIAQPGGSLRDAEVIMACNEAQPQVAMVFTGQRSFKH